Proteins from one Verrucomicrobiota bacterium genomic window:
- a CDS encoding acyltransferase, with the protein MTIKNNLDATLKSHNAGRIPSLDGLRAVAILMVILGHGSYSLPKFLSPALAFAGNGQLGVNVFFALSGYLIFQLSVRERETTGEFDWKQFYVRRVLRIFPCFYFYLAVIGVLISFGALTLTGPMIGSAATFSLNYRCLWDHWVGDSNYSVIGHYWTLALEEQFYLMWPLLMVLSVRRKLVPALVAAILLAPLLRVISYFLAPGLRGQIGMMFHTGFDSIAVGVLLGELLRRTRPKACLERLARNPWIVGTTIVFLVFLSPLLTARFKGMYSLAIGKTLELSCLGILITAAVSQPGTFLFRFLNWRPVAYIGVLSYSLYVWNNLFLNGEGHWMVNTFPLNFVCVAGTAAASHYLIEKPFLKLKSRFHRSSKPGISPVSTRGLPSNAPAIPTLTQAEVGSATGGRR; encoded by the coding sequence ATGACTATAAAAAATAATTTGGATGCGACCCTGAAAAGCCATAATGCCGGCCGCATTCCCAGTCTGGACGGCTTACGCGCCGTTGCAATTCTGATGGTCATCCTCGGCCACGGTTCGTATTCTTTGCCTAAATTCTTGTCTCCGGCACTGGCCTTTGCCGGCAATGGCCAGCTGGGTGTCAACGTCTTCTTCGCCTTGAGTGGATATTTGATTTTCCAGCTCAGCGTTCGCGAAAGGGAAACAACGGGAGAGTTTGATTGGAAGCAATTTTACGTCCGACGCGTTCTGAGGATATTCCCCTGCTTTTACTTTTATCTTGCCGTAATCGGAGTCCTGATCAGCTTTGGAGCGCTGACGCTTACCGGCCCGATGATAGGATCGGCGGCCACGTTCAGTCTCAACTACCGTTGCCTGTGGGATCACTGGGTTGGCGATTCGAACTATTCGGTCATCGGGCATTATTGGACGTTGGCTCTGGAGGAGCAGTTTTATCTGATGTGGCCGCTTCTCATGGTTTTATCGGTGAGGCGGAAGTTGGTTCCGGCGTTGGTGGCCGCTATACTGCTCGCCCCGCTTCTGCGGGTGATTTCTTACTTCTTGGCGCCGGGCCTGCGTGGCCAGATCGGAATGATGTTCCATACCGGCTTCGACTCGATCGCAGTGGGCGTTTTGCTTGGGGAACTGCTTAGGAGGACTCGCCCGAAAGCATGCCTTGAAAGGCTGGCTCGCAATCCATGGATCGTAGGGACGACGATCGTGTTCCTAGTATTCCTGTCGCCCCTTCTGACCGCAAGGTTCAAAGGAATGTATTCGCTCGCCATTGGCAAAACGCTCGAACTATCGTGCCTTGGTATTCTGATTACCGCTGCGGTTTCGCAACCGGGAACGTTTCTGTTTCGGTTTCTGAACTGGCGCCCCGTCGCATACATTGGTGTCCTATCGTACAGTCTGTATGTATGGAACAATCTATTCCTAAACGGCGAGGGGCACTGGATGGTAAACACCTTCCCGTTAAACTTTGTATGTGTCGCCGGAACGGCGGCTGCCTCACATTATCTGATCGAGAAGCCATTCCTTAAGCTGAAGAGTCGTTTTCACAGGTCTTCGAAACCCGGCATTAGCCCGGTCAGCACACGAGGCTTACCGAGCAACGCGCCGGCCATCCCGACGCTTACGCAGGCGGAAGTGGGATCTGCCACCGGTGGCCGGCGTTGA
- a CDS encoding HAD family hydrolase has product MSKDKREILDWLKADPSPARYVSAARRLDALADDDAPEIRVAILRNATIDPVVPYIKAQFHDAGLRPQIYLGNYDNVHQDVFDRGSPLFEFRPDVIILAMRLHTLQPRLVFNYAALSPEEGECHAAEALERVAGILRAIRERSPALILAHTFERPIYPAYGVLDPHWAHGQQNTTLRLNARLGEQVTALGGAFLVDLDGILSRVGYEQGLDDRYWHISRAPYKPPVLIRLADQYVRFAVALRGKNRKCLVLDCDNTLWGGVIGENGINGIRLGNTYPGSAYVEFQAAILDLYHRGVLLAPNSKNNEKDALEVFERHPSSLLKPEHFVAKRINWQDKALNPREIAADLNIGIDSLVFVDDNPVECAYVRECLPEVEVVQLPSDPTGYRRLLQSLNYFDSLTLTQEDRRRSSMYQTEQRRRQVQTESKTIEDYLGSLEMTITIGHADAFTIPRVAQLTQKTNQFNLTTRRYSEEDIRALAINPSTDLFHASLKDRFDDNGVIAAAIVRYEGDAARIDTLLMSCRVIGRGVEQVILAHLEKAARARGCCRLEGEYIPTPKNGLVRDLFRNNGFVSVPDDAQGLWLRNLSEPPLTPPPWFGEICIKKQD; this is encoded by the coding sequence ATGAGCAAGGACAAGCGAGAAATCCTGGATTGGCTGAAGGCGGATCCCTCTCCTGCGCGCTACGTCTCGGCCGCGCGCCGCCTCGACGCATTGGCGGATGACGATGCACCCGAGATTCGAGTCGCCATCCTCCGGAACGCCACGATAGACCCGGTCGTTCCTTACATTAAGGCACAGTTCCACGACGCCGGGCTCAGGCCACAGATTTACCTCGGGAACTACGACAACGTTCATCAAGACGTTTTCGACAGGGGTAGTCCGCTTTTTGAGTTCCGGCCGGACGTCATCATCCTGGCTATGCGCCTGCATACCCTGCAGCCGCGCCTGGTGTTCAACTATGCCGCACTGTCGCCGGAAGAGGGTGAATGCCATGCAGCTGAGGCGCTCGAGCGCGTTGCCGGCATCCTGCGAGCCATTCGGGAACGGTCTCCTGCGCTCATCCTCGCCCACACCTTTGAACGGCCGATCTATCCGGCGTATGGCGTGCTTGACCCGCATTGGGCGCATGGACAGCAAAACACCACTTTGCGCCTCAACGCGCGTCTAGGGGAACAGGTCACGGCCCTTGGCGGTGCGTTCCTTGTCGATCTGGATGGGATTCTTTCCCGAGTCGGTTACGAACAGGGGTTGGATGACCGGTACTGGCACATCAGCCGGGCACCCTACAAGCCTCCGGTTCTGATTCGGCTCGCCGATCAGTACGTACGGTTTGCCGTCGCCCTCAGAGGCAAGAATCGAAAATGCCTGGTTCTGGATTGTGACAACACGCTTTGGGGCGGCGTCATCGGTGAGAACGGCATCAATGGGATCCGGCTGGGCAACACCTATCCGGGATCAGCGTACGTGGAATTTCAGGCTGCGATCCTCGACCTGTACCATCGAGGGGTGTTACTGGCGCCCAACAGCAAAAACAACGAGAAGGACGCCTTGGAGGTTTTCGAACGACACCCATCCTCGCTGTTGAAACCCGAACACTTCGTGGCAAAACGAATCAACTGGCAGGACAAGGCTTTAAACCCGCGCGAGATCGCAGCGGACCTCAACATCGGCATAGACAGCCTGGTGTTTGTCGATGATAACCCGGTCGAATGCGCTTACGTCCGGGAATGCCTGCCGGAAGTCGAGGTCGTTCAGCTTCCGTCTGACCCCACCGGATACCGGCGCCTGCTGCAGAGCCTGAACTATTTCGATTCGCTCACCCTGACGCAGGAAGACCGCCGGCGAAGCAGCATGTACCAGACCGAGCAGCGCCGGAGACAGGTTCAGACCGAGAGCAAAACGATAGAAGATTACCTAGGCTCGCTGGAGATGACCATCACCATCGGCCATGCTGACGCTTTCACCATTCCACGGGTTGCGCAACTCACCCAGAAAACCAACCAGTTCAATCTCACGACCCGGCGCTACTCGGAAGAGGATATCCGCGCGCTGGCGATAAATCCTTCGACAGACCTTTTTCATGCAAGTTTGAAGGATCGTTTCGACGATAACGGCGTCATCGCGGCCGCGATTGTTCGCTATGAGGGTGACGCCGCCCGTATTGACACGTTGTTGATGAGTTGCCGCGTGATCGGCAGAGGCGTCGAACAGGTCATCCTGGCGCACCTCGAAAAAGCCGCAAGAGCGCGGGGGTGTTGCCGACTGGAAGGCGAGTACATCCCGACACCAAAAAACGGATTGGTAAGGGACCTGTTCAGAAACAACGGTTTTGTATCGGTACCTGACGATGCGCAAGGTTTATGGCTTCGGAACTTGTCCGAGCCGCCGTTAACACCTCCTCCATGGTTCGGGGAGATCTGTATCAAGAAACAAGATTAA
- a CDS encoding acyl carrier protein, whose protein sequence is MSVDQRLSKVFSEVFELSPEEVSDEASPKTIERWDSMNSMVLAMALEEEFEVQFSDQELIRMNSYRSIRETLAQKGS, encoded by the coding sequence ATGAGTGTGGATCAACGTCTCAGCAAAGTTTTTTCAGAAGTTTTCGAACTGTCACCCGAGGAAGTTTCCGATGAGGCCTCGCCAAAAACCATCGAGCGATGGGACTCGATGAATTCCATGGTCCTGGCGATGGCGCTGGAGGAAGAATTCGAGGTTCAGTTTTCTGATCAGGAGCTGATACGGATGAACAGCTACCGGTCAATCCGGGAAACGCTGGCGCAGAAAGGATCGTAA
- a CDS encoding serine acetyltransferase: MITVAKALKLLNYILFKCLLPFEAELEGEVDMRHWALGVVVHPQVRIGKNVVLYHQTALAAQTWIGSPHRIIVEDDVTIGVGAIVVGSNLRSLRIGKGATIAPGSVVVRDVEPGQTVVATPARPVPTAACSA; the protein is encoded by the coding sequence ATGATTACGGTCGCCAAAGCCTTGAAGCTCCTGAATTACATACTCTTCAAATGTTTGCTTCCCTTTGAAGCGGAGCTCGAAGGAGAAGTAGACATGCGGCATTGGGCCCTGGGGGTAGTCGTCCATCCGCAGGTCCGAATCGGCAAGAACGTGGTTCTTTATCATCAAACGGCGTTGGCGGCGCAGACGTGGATCGGATCGCCCCATCGAATCATCGTTGAAGATGACGTTACGATCGGGGTCGGTGCAATCGTCGTCGGCAGCAATTTACGCAGCCTCAGGATTGGCAAAGGCGCGACGATTGCGCCCGGATCGGTCGTGGTCCGGGACGTTGAGCCGGGGCAGACGGTGGTCGCAACACCGGCGCGTCCTGTTCCCACCGCGGCCTGCAGCGCCTGA